Below is a genomic region from Candidatus Abyssobacteria bacterium SURF_5.
CCACTCTTCCGGACTGGGGGTTCCGTCTTCACTCTCTGCAAGGAAGCCCTTGATATCCGGGAGTCGTCCCAGGGCTTCGGCTTCTTTGACTCGAAAAAGTTCTTCGATTTTATCGAGAGCATCCGCAGGAATTTCCAGCAGGTTGTCATTTTGATCCACGATACTTGTTGGTTTGGCAGGATTATCGGGGTCGTTGTAGGAAATCTTTAATTGGAGAGTATCCGGGGTTTCGCCTTCCGTTTCGGTCGTTCCAACGGAAACGCCGGTCACATTGAATTTTTCGTCGAACTCCACGACCTTCCTGAAAACGGAGGATTGCGAAGAGTCGATTTCCGTTTTTTCCACGGTGAATTGACCACCCTTTGTGATGTACTTATACTTCTCGATCTCGCCCGAATCCGGGTACTCTCTTCTCACGATATGTCCCGTGTTGTTATAGGTGACGACTTCAATAAACATCTCAGTCCCGCGACAGCGGGCCATCACCGTCTGGTGTTCTTCCGGCTTGTACTGGTTGATGTATTTGTAAAGCGGTCCCTGCCCGTTATTATCGCCATACGTAAGAATGCATCTCCCGTTCTGATCGTATTCATAAGACATCGAGAAACCATGCTCGTCCTGCAAGCGCGTCAGGTTATGAGGATCGTTAGGGTCCTGATAATAATAACGGCGGGTGTAGATGACATCGGGGCTGACCGGGTGTGAGACCTGCGTCAGGTTGCCGATCTCATCGTAGCCGTAACGGATGGGGCGGTCGGGCGGTCTGCCCGGTTCAAAGATCTCTGTTACGCGCCCGTCGGAGTATGAGAGGCGGATAACGCGCCCGTGCGGATCGATGATCTGCGTCGGCAATGAGCCGTCATCGGGCACAAACTTGATGGAGCGCCCATCCTTATATTCAATCGCGGACACATGGACTGGAACGTGCGGCTCCTTCCAAAATGCATCCGGGAAGATGAATTTTGTTCCGTCTTTCGCGATGCAGATCATCCTGTACAATGGATGCGGCTCGCCGGGATTGATAAGCT
It encodes:
- a CDS encoding RHS repeat protein, which produces MTKPKPKVSKMSKKASAAEEPECAGDPFNIVYGHVHTFPQVDFVLGGTYDYMVFSREYYSVAEYDGPFGYGWTHSYNFTLTKRSDEMFEFMNQEGKLNFFAFFPGKKEFQPGPWNTYTLTRELINPGEPHPLYRMICIAKDGTKFIFPDAFWKEPHVPVHVSAIEYKDGRSIKFVPDDGSLPTQIIDPHGRVIRLSYSDGRVTEIFEPGRPPDRPIRYGYDEIGNLTQVSHPVSPDVIYTRRYYYQDPNDPHNLTRLQDEHGFSMSYEYDQNGRCILTYGDNNGQGPLYKYINQYKPEEHQTVMARCRGTEMFIEVVTYNNTGHIVRREYPDSGEIEKYKYITKGGQFTVEKTEIDSSQSSVFRKVVEFDEKFNVTGVSVGTTETEGETPDTLQLKISYNDPDNPAKPTSIVDQNDNLLEIPADALDKIEELFRVKEAEALGRLPDIKGFLAESEDGTPSPEEWRVSHDEHGLVQKITGGAGHETGFLYDGAGRIVQLVEKKGDKEKKAQVAYDWLGRVTKVVMIEPNGETRTESYEYDAPDKFYPNACYAINKIGYDGKKTQFVYRRGDFLWKVVQYENGGVSSITTYEYDSFGNLIKVILPDGRTITATYDSRDRLIDIQGPRSLLEYALS